The Acidimicrobiales bacterium sequence TCGTGCCGTTGCGCTCGGCTTCGACGATCTCGATGCCGCCCAGCTTGCCGAGCACCTTGCGGGGCGCCATGTAGACGTCGTTGTGGCGACCGAGGTAGCAGCTGTCGTGGTAGACGACGCGCTCCTCGAGCTCGGCGCCGTCGAGGTCGAGACGCCCCTGGTCCACCAGCCACTCCAGGAACTGCGAGTGGTGCACGACCTCGTAGTGGCCGCCGAGCTGGGGGTACTCGTTGGCGAGCGTGTTGAAGCAGTGGGGGCACTGGGTGACGATCTTCTTGACGCCCATGTTGTTGAGCGTCTCGATGTTCTGCGACGCCAGCATCTGGAAGAGGTACTCGTTGCCGGAGCGGCGAGCGGAGTCACCGGTGCAGTTCTCGGCCGGGCCGAGGATCGCGAAGTCGACGTCGGCCCGCTGCATCAGCTTGGCCATCGCCTGGGTGACCTTCTTGTTCTTGTCGTCGAACGACCCCGCGCAGCCGACCCAGTAGAGGTACTCGGCCTCGATCGGGTCGGAGCCGTCGATGACGTTGATGCCCTCGACGCCGGCGGTCCAGTCGGCCCGCTCGCTCTGGGACATGCCCCACGGGTTGGCGGAGTTCTCCATCGAGCGGAAGGCCTGACCGAGCTCGGTCGGGAAGTCCGACTCCATGAGCGTCAGGTAGCGCCGCATGTCGAGGATCTTGTCGAGGATCTCGATGTTGACCGGGCAGATCTCGTCGCACGCCTTGCACGACGTGCACGCCCACAGCTCGTCCTGGGTGACCCGGTCGAACATCCAGTTGGCGGGCACGGTGATGTCGTCATCCACGCCGAGCGGAGGCGACACCGCCGGGTCGCCGGTGCGGGCCATGACCTCGCCGGTCTTGAGGACGATCTCGCGCGGGTCGAGCGGCTTGCCGGTGGCGTGGGCCGGGCACACCGAGGTGCAGCGGCCGCACATGGTGCAGGCGTCGGTGTCGAGCAGCTGCTTCCAGGTGAAGTCCTCGATGACCGAGGCGCCGAAGGTCTCGAGCTCCGTGTCGCCCTCGACGAGGTTCGGCATCGGCTTCATCGCGCCCTTGGGCCGGTCCTTGTCCTTCAAGTACATGTTGAGCGGCGACGTGAACATGTGGCGCAGCATCGTGGTCGGCAGGATCACGAGGAACGCCATGAAGCTGACGACGTGGGCGATCCACCAGGCCTGGTGCCAGCCGGCGACGTTGTCCCATCCGTCGACCAGATCGGCGAGCGGGTAGCCGATGAACGACCACTTCTCGAAGTCCGGCAGCTCGCCGGCGGCCTGACCCTGCTCGGCGATGCGGAACATCTCGGCGCCGAAGCCGGTGACGGCGATAGCGAAGAACACGCCGAGGATCACCATGTGCTCGGGCTTGCTCTTGATGCGGATGCGGTAGGGGCGCCAGTTCCACGGGCCGTAGCGGCGGACGATCGCCCACACGATGCCGACCAGGAAGATGAGCCCGGCCGCGTCCCCGACGAACGCGTAGGCGCGGTACACGTCGCCGTGGAGGAACTTCGCGCTCTCCGGCAGCTGATGGTTCACCTCGAGGACCGTGGTGACCGCCAGCAGGATCAGGAACCCGAAGTAGATCATCGAGTGCATGATCCCGGCACCCGGTTCGCGCAACAGCGTCTTCATGTAGACGCCCGCCCGGAAGTCGCCGGCCCGACGCTTGACGTTCTTCAGTGTCGTGCGCCGATTGTCCGGCCGACCCCGCTGCCAGTTCTTGACGCGGTTCGCGAACATCACGGCCCCGTAGACGAGGAGCAGCGGCACGACCGTGTAGAAGGCCACCTTGAAGGCGGTCGGGACGTTGCCGAACACCTCGCGTTGGACC is a genomic window containing:
- a CDS encoding heterodisulfide reductase-related iron-sulfur binding cluster, which produces MKSRIKPHQLVIALGVGIALFTVASGVFSSVVVDWHDDSEVQREVFGNVPTAFKVAFYTVVPLLLVYGAVMFANRVKNWQRGRPDNRRTTLKNVKRRAGDFRAGVYMKTLLREPGAGIMHSMIYFGFLILLAVTTVLEVNHQLPESAKFLHGDVYRAYAFVGDAAGLIFLVGIVWAIVRRYGPWNWRPYRIRIKSKPEHMVILGVFFAIAVTGFGAEMFRIAEQGQAAGELPDFEKWSFIGYPLADLVDGWDNVAGWHQAWWIAHVVSFMAFLVILPTTMLRHMFTSPLNMYLKDKDRPKGAMKPMPNLVEGDTELETFGASVIEDFTWKQLLDTDACTMCGRCTSVCPAHATGKPLDPREIVLKTGEVMARTGDPAVSPPLGVDDDITVPANWMFDRVTQDELWACTSCKACDEICPVNIEILDKILDMRRYLTLMESDFPTELGQAFRSMENSANPWGMSQSERADWTAGVEGINVIDGSDPIEAEYLYWVGCAGSFDDKNKKVTQAMAKLMQRADVDFAILGPAENCTGDSARRSGNEYLFQMLASQNIETLNNMGVKKIVTQCPHCFNTLANEYPQLGGHYEVVHHSQFLEWLVDQGRLDLDGAELEERVVYHDSCYLGRHNDVYMAPRKVLGKLGGIEIVEAERNGTKGMCCGAGGARMWMEEDIGQKVNDVRAQELVDTGADRVATACPFCYVMMDDGVKAAGKEDDEVRVADIAMHVLEAIENGESNVLESELAHQAEIADTVSQKPRSG